The genomic segment ACAACATTTTCCTCGTGAAATTGCTCTACGACAATTCGGAGAGTCAAGTGACAAAGGACGGCGAGTTCAACAAGATTATCAACGGAATTCCCGATTGGGTCTATGAAGAGGAGTTCGGTTATAACTCTGCGATGACATTCAATGCAGACGGCACGATGATCTGTTGGGTACGGTTCGATGAATCCAACGTCAAGACCTATGCCCTCCAGTTGTTCAAAGGCGACAAGCCCGAAATGAAAGCCTTTTCGGATTATCCGGGCGAATATGCCTACAAATATCCCAAAGCCGGACACGACAATTCGGTAGTGACGGCATGGAGTTACGACATCAAGAGCCACCAGACACGACAGATACAATTGCCGTTGGATGCCGACGGATATATCCCACGCATCAAGGCAACAAGCGATGCGCAAACGATTCTTCTTTACACGATGAACCGCCATCAGGACGTGCTGAACATCTATGCAGCCAATCCGCGCTCGACGGTATGCAGACTGCTGATTAAGGAAAGTGTTCCCAAATATGTACCCGAGGAGGTTCTCGAAGGTTCACAAGTGACCGATAACCATATCCTGCTGCCCAGCGACCGCAGCGGAAAGATGCAACTCTATCTGTATGACATGAACGGAAGTCTGTTGAAAAAACTGACTGATGACAAGTATATCGTGACCCACGTCTATGGCTACGACGAGAAGAGTGGCGACGTTTACTATCAAGCCGTTGGCGGAAGTCCCATCAACAAAGAAATCTATGTCACCAATAAGAAAGGTAAGACCACCTGTCTAAGTCGCAAAGAAGGTGTTACGTCTGCCATCTTCAGCAAGAATTTCAAATATTTCCTCTCCACATGGAGCGACAGCAACACTCCATATCGCTATTCCATTTATGACAATAACGGCAAAGAACTGCAGGTGTTGGTTGACAATCGTGCACAGCAGGAGAAGCGGAAGGAACTCGCATTTGCGAAATGTGAATTCTTCACGTTTAAAACCAGCGAAGGGGTAGAACTGAATGGGTATATTTTCAAGCCTGCAGATTTCGACCCCAACAAGAAATATCCGGTCATTATGCACCAATACAGCGGGCCTGGCAGCCAACAAGTGGTCAACTCATGGTCGATTGGATCGATGGGACAGGGCGGACTTTTTGACCAATATTTCATTCAACACGGATTTATCACTGTTGGTGTTGACGGCAGAGGAACTGGTGGTCGTGGCGCAGAGTTTGAGAAATGCACCTATCTCAAGCTTGGAGAACTCGAAGCCAAAGACCAAGTAGAGACAGCCATCTATCTGGGCACGCTGCCATTTGTCGATAAAGAGCGCATCGGAATTTGGGGATGGAGTTTCGGCGGCTTCTGCACACTGATGAGCATGAGCGAAGGACGTGAGGTGTTCAAGGCGGGTGTCGCCATCGCAGCGCCCACCAACTGGAAGTATTACGATACGGTTTATACGGAGCGCTTTATGCGGACACCGCAGGAAAATCCTTCAGGCTATGACATCAATCCCATTAACCGCGCAGCCAAACTGCATGGCGCACTGCTGTTATGCCATGGTCTGACCGACGACAACGTGCATCCGCAAAATGCGTTTGAATACTCGGAAGCATTGGTGCAGGCGGATAAGGACTTCAAGGAGTTGATATACACTAATCGTAACCATAGCATATATGGCGGAAACACGCGTAATCACTTGCTCCGACAGGTGGCTGACTTCTTCGAGCGCGAACTGAAATAAATTAGATAAATATCTGAATGGCGTAGGGGCACAGCCGCTTTTGTGGCTGTGCCCCTTAATGTATCGGAAGGTTTTAGATGGTTTTGGCGTTAAAAATATGCAATTAAGTTGCGGTTTCTTTTGTCATTTAGGTATTTTTTGTTATCTTTGCAGGTGGTATTTGAATTGAAATACTGCATGAAAAACTGATTACAACTAATGAAAAACAAATTATAACATTATGAAGAAACTATTATTAGGTGACGAAGCTATTGCACAGGGAGCAATAGACGCTGGTCTCAGCGGGGTGTATGCTTATCCGGGCACTCCCTCAACAGAGATTACAGAGTACATTCAGGAGTCGCCGATTGCAAAGGAACGTGATTTGCACCGTAAGTGGTGCACGAACGAAAAGACTGCCATGGAGGCAGCTCTGGGCATGTCGTTCATGGGTAAAAGGGCGTTGGTCTGCATGAAGCACGTAGGTTTGAACGTTTGTGCCGACCCGTTTGTGAATTCGGGTATGACGGGTACGAACGGTGGACTGGTGGTGCTTGTGGCTGACGACCCGTCGATGCACTCTTCGCAGGATGAGCAGGACAGTCGTTTCTACGGCAAGTTTGCGTTGATTCCGACATTTGAACCGGCTAATCAGCAGGAGGCTTACGACATGATGGAAGTGGCTTTCGAGTATTCAGAGCGTGTGAAACTGCCTGTATTGATGCGTGTAACGACGCGCATGGCGCACTCGCGGGCTGTCGTGGAAATCAAGGACGAGCCGCGTAAGGAGAACGAATTGAACTATAATGCTGACTCGAGCAGTTGGGTTTTGCTGCCGGCGAATGCGCGCAAGCGCAACGACATCGTCACAAAGCAGCAGCTTGAGTTGGAGGAGGATGCTGCGGAGCGTTCGCCTTGGAACGTTTACAAGGATGCAGCGGACCACTCGGTGGGCATCGTGGCGAGCGGTATTGCGTACAACTACCTGTGTGAATGCTTCCCCGAAGGGTGTCCTTATCCTGTGCTGAAGATAGGACAGTATCCGCTTCCGAAGAAGTTGGTGCGCCGGATGTGTGACGAGTGCGACGCGGTACTGGTAGCCGAAGAGGGACAGCCATTTATCGAAGACATGTTGCGGGGTGTGATGCCGGGCAACACGGAGGTACGTGGTCGCCTCACGGGCGAACTCCCACGGACGGGCGAACTTAATCCGGACGTGATGAAACGGGCGCTCGGACTCAAGACGGAGGCAACTTTCGAGGCGTGCGGAGACGTAGTTTCTCGTCCGCCGGCACTCTGTCAGGGATGCGGACACCGCGATGTGTATGCTGCTCTGAACGAGGTGCTGCGTGAGTACGACAATCCGCGTGTCTTCGGCGACATCGGCTGTTACACGCTGGGCTTCTTGCCACCGTTCCGCGCGATTCACTCTTGCGTTGACATGGGTGCGAGCATCACGATGGCGAAGGGTGCGGCAGATGCCGGACAGTGGCCGGCAGTGGCAGTCATCGGCGACTCTACGTTCACTCACAGTGGCATGACGGGATTGCTGGATGCTGTAAACGAAAATGCCAACATCGTCGTAATCATCAGCGACAACCTCACCACGGGCATGACGGGTGGTCAGGACAGTGCCGGCACGAATAAGTTTGAGGCTATCTGCCGCGGACTTGGCGTGCCCGAGGAGCATCTGCGCGTGGTTGTTCCGCTGCCAAAAAACATGCCGGAAATTACTCGCATCATACGTGAAGAGATTAACTATCAAGGCGTCAGCGTCATCATTCCGCGTCGCGAATGCATGCAAACGCTGCAGCGCCACCTTAAACAAAAGAAAGCAAAGGAGGCTCAGAAATGAAGACAGACATTATCTTATGCGGAGTAGGGGGGCAGGGAATCCTCTCCATAGCGACCATCATCGGCGAAGCTGCGCTGAAGGAAGGTCTTTACATCAAGCAGGCTGAAGTGCACGGAATGTCACAGCGCGGAGGCGACGTGCAGTCTAATCTGCGCATCTCGAGTGCGCCCATACACAGCGACCTCATAGCGCAGGGACAGGCAGACGTCATCATATCGATGGAACCGATGGAGGCGCTGCGCTATCTGCCTTACCTCAAGCGTGACGGATGGGTCATCACATCGACAACCCCGTATGTCAATATACCGAACTATCCCGACATGGAGGTAATCAACGGTGACTTGGCGAAACTGCCCAACGTCATCGCAATCGACATCGAGGAGATGGCAAAGGAGGGCGGCGTACCCCGTTCGGCGAACGTCATCCTGCTCGGAGCGGCTCAGCAGGCTCTGGGACTGGACTACGAGAAGCTCGAAGACGCCATCCGCCGGGTGTTCGGACGCAAGGGCGAAGCCGTCGTTGAGGCAAACATCAAGGCGCTCGCTATCGGACGAAGCCACCAGAAATAGGGCAGGGGAAGACAGGCGGCGGAATGCCAGAATCCTGCCTGGCGACTGTTTGCGTCCAGCTTTTTCACTTTGTGAAGGGGCTGGGCGCTTTTTTGTAAGCCATGGTTTCCGTCTGTGTCAGCTAATATATATAATAATGTGTAGCGTCTTGGACGGACCGTTCCCACACATTCCCATGACAGAAAACATGTTGCAGAGATACCATAAAAGCCGGCTGGATTTCTCCAGCCGGCTTTTATTGATTGTCTTTTCCTGACTTCGTCAATGCGCCACCCAAATTAAGATTTGTTGCCAGATATGTCGAAAAGTGGTTTCACTGCGAGGTGCTTCTCCGTCAAGAAGAGTGTCTTAGTGAAGTAAGTCCCGTTTTTAGGCATCCTTACCCTGATTGTCGTGATAGTTTTGGCTGCCTCAAGCACCTTATCGACACTCATCCCAATCTTGTTAATGGCAATGAGTCGCTCCAGTTCCTTATATACCTTATAGGCGATGAAGCAAATGCAGACATGTGCCTCTATCCTACGTTCTGTAAAATGAAACATCGGACGCATTTCCAGAGTTCCTTTTGAAATACGGAATGCACGTTCCACCACCCAGAGTCCATGATACTCGGCAATGACACGCTCGGCGTCAAGGTCTGTATTGGTGATGTAGCCCTTGAGTCCGTCCCACTGGCAGTCCTCTGCAATCTTCTCTTCGCTGATGACGACTTCTATGTCCTTGCTGATTTCAAGAAACTTGTTGTAGCCACGCTTGTTCACCTGACTCTTCGTGATGCGTCCGGTCTTATAGGCTTTTCTCAATCGGACAATTCCGCGGTCACGGTTGTAGGCATCCTTCTTTGCACGCTTGTCGGAATAACTGACGATAAGTCTTTCCCCATTCTCACGTTTGTAGTCGTAACAGGCTTTATCAACCTTCTCTAAAGAGAGAATCCATTGCTTCACGCTTGCGCTCTCGCTCTTGATGCGGGCTCCAAGTATGTAGTTGTAGCCAGCCTCCTGCAGCAAAGTGACATTGTTCTTGTTCATCAAGCCTGAGTCTGCCACCACAACAAAATCTTTCCCCAGATTGAAACGCTGCTTGAAGTCATCTATCATTGGTATCATGGTGAAGCCCTCATACTGGCTGCCGTTGAACAGAGAGTATGAAAGCGGGTAGCCTCCTTCTGATACAAGCAGACCGAGTATAACCTGTGACTCTGCCGTCTTTCCATCCTTTGAAAACCCCGGTTCACGCAATACGTCCGTCTGTGCTGTCTCAAAGTAGAGCGTCGTCACGTCGTAGAACATCAATCCAATCTTGCCTCCGAACAGTTTCCGGGTGTGCTCTACGCTAATCTGCTGCGCAAGCTCCATCTGGGTATTGTAGAGCTTGTCCATGTAGCGATAGATGTGGTTGAGGTCAACATCTTCATCATAATATGACTTCAGGTAATCTACTGTGGCAAGTTTGCTTCTGGGCTGCGACACCCTTGCGATTACCAAATGACGCAGAATCTCATCGGGAATCCGGTTGAAGCCGATGCTGTCATAGACTTGATCAAGCAGAAGCCGAGTACCGTTTATCAACACGTTGTCAATATTGCTAAGGAAACGCTCTGTCTCCTCGACTTCCTTTCCCTTGCGGTCATCAAAGTCAAGTTCTTGCTGACCGCCAAATGAACGTATCCATGCAGCAGCCTTATCGCATAATGAATGTATTTCCTCTTCGGATGTAGAGGAGCCAAACGATTTTATTTCTTTATACTTTCCACTCGCTTTACTGACCACTACCACACTTGTAGAGCCGGAACGATTGTGTTTCTTGCGTACATACATGGTGCAAAGGTACACGTTTTTCGCTTGCGCCACCCAAACCACCCAATAATTTTACGTAACTCGCTGATTATCATTGTGCGCTATATGATGGCGCAAAAAAGTGATGAAGTCAGGATATATAATAATGTGTAGCGTCTTGGACGGACCGTTCCCACACATTCCCATGACAGAAAACATGTTGCAGAGATACCATAAAAGCCGGCTGGATTTCTCCAGCCGGCTTTTATTGATTGTCTTTTTATCGTCTTTCGCCGTCAGGTCAGTCCGTCATTTCACCCTCAATGTACAGACGGGTCATTTCGGGCTTGCCGTTTGTCTGTATCGTAATGGTCTTCTTGAAATAGCCGGGCACGCGACCTGCTCCGTTATAAGCAACCTTGATTTCGCCTTTCTGTCCCGGAGCAATCGGGGTCTTAGTGTACTTAGGAACCGTGCAGCCGCAACTTGCCACTGCCTGATTGATAACCAATGGCTTCTCGCCAACGTTTGTGAAAGTGAATACACATTCCTGCTTGGCGTTCTTACTGGAGAATTTGCCGAAGCTGTGTGTGACTTTTTCGAATTTGGCTTCTGCCGGCTTTTGTGCTGAAACCAACAAACATACTGCCAGCAAAGACATTGTAAATAGTATTCTTTTCATATTCAATCCTTTCATTTATATTGTCTTTAATGTTTAGATGAATGACTATCTAAAATGTTTAATCCGTCATGCAGGACTATCCCAGATATTTCATGAGAATCTTCGCATTGCCACTGTCGCGCAGCTTGGCAATGCTCTTTTCCCTGATTTGGCGTACACGCTCACGAGTCAGCCCGAGCTGATCGCCGATTTCCTCCAAACCTTTCTCGTGACAGCCAATGCCGAAACACTCGCGAATAATGGTAATCTCACGCTCTTTGAGCACCTTGTTCAACACGGAATTCAACTCAAGTGCCATCGACTCGTGGTCAACCTGACGGTCGGTGCGACTGTCATCGCCACTCGGCATCACATCAAGCATACAGTTGTCCTCACCGTCCTGGAATGGGGCGTCGATACTCACGTGGTGACCGTCAGCCATGAGACTTTGTCCAATCTTTTCCTCGTCGAGTTTGGTTGCCTCAGAAAGCTCCGACACTGAAGGATGACGCTGATTCTCTTGCTCAAAACGGTTGATTTCGTGGTTAATCTTGTTAAGCGAACCAACCTGGTTGAGCGGGAGCCTTACGATGCGGCTCTGCTCGGCTATCGCCTGCAGAATGCTCTGGCGTATCCACCAAACGGCATAAGAGATGAACTTGAAACCGCGTGTCTCGTCAAACTTCTGCGCAGCTTTTATCAATCCGATATTACCCTCGTCGATCAAGTCGGTCAGCGTAAGTCCCTGATGCTGATATTGTTTGGCAACGGACACGACGAAACGCAAGTTGGCTGTGACCAACTTGTCCTTAGCCCGTTCGCCTTCCGGTCCGCCTTTTTTGATTTTCTGCGCCAATTCAATCTCTTCATCAATAGAAATCAATGGCGCACGTCCAATCTCCACCAGATATTTGTCCAGTGCCTCACTCGAGCGATTGGTAATACTCTTTTGGATTTTCAGTTGTCTCATTTAACGTGCAAAAGTTGTTAAGTGGCTGATTTACAATTTAATAAAGCAAAATGTTTTTAAAAACGTTGCAAAATTACAAAAAAAATCAATAGGTTGTACACTTTTATATGTTTAATTTGCTTAATAAAACTTAAATCGCGGTTTAGGAGTTCGAGATTGCGCTGAAACAAAATGAAGTGGGGTAGGAGCAACTGGACTATTCCGTCAATCCACTTTTTTGAAATTAAAGTCCGCAAAATGTTCTACTATCTTTACAAATCCGAGGTGTTTCCGACAAATTTCTGCATCGAAGAATAAGCAGCTTTACAAACCTTCACAATTGTATATTTATACAGTTGCATCCGCATTGCAGGACAATTTGCAAAGTTCTGATTTTCAACTCGTTATATATGGCCTTCTAAAAGTGCCACTTTCAGCGTGTAAAAGTTGAACTTTTAGCGCCTGAAAGTTGAACTTTTAGAACGCAAAAGTTCAACTTTTGGAAAATGAAAGTTCACCCGTCATATTTATACGCTTTCGTGGTATATTTATACAGAGATGGAGGGGAGAGTAAAAACAGACTGCTCTATTCACGAAAAGAGAGCGGAATACGGGAATCGAACCCGCCTCTCAGGCTTGGGAAGCCCACGCACTACCGATGTGCTAATTCCGCCTTAACAATAAAAGATTAAAAGAACGTCATGCCAAAAGGCATATCCATTGTTTTAATCTTTATGGAGCCGATACCCGGACTCGAACCGGGGACCTATTCATTACGAATGAATTGCTCTACCAACTGAGCCATATCGGCAACGGTACAGGGCGAATAATCGTTCGCCTGATTTTATGCGGTGCAAAGGTAGTGTTATTTTTCGTATGCGCAAAATATTTTTCAATTTATTTTTCCTGCGAGATATTTGCCCGTAAGACTATTCTCATTGCGCACGATGTCTTCCGGGGTGCCGGCACAAACAAGGTTTCCACCCATGTCGCCGCCTTCCGGACCGAGGTCTATCACGTAATCGGCACATTTGATGATGTCAAGATTATGCTCAATGACGATGATGGTATGGCCGCGCGCTATCAATGCGTCAAAGGCGGTGAGCAGGCGCTGGATGTCATGAAAATGGAGACCGGTGGTCGGCTCGTCGAAGATAAACAGGGTGGGGTCCTGTCGCTCCTGACCGATGAAATATGCCAGTTTCACCCGCTGATTCTCACCGCCGGAGAGCGTTGAGGAACTCTGTCCGAGCTTAATGTATCCCAATCCGACATCTTCAAGCGGCTTGAGTCGTCCGACGATGCCTTTCTCCTTATGCTCTTCGAAAAAGGATATCGCTTCGGAAACGGTAAGGTCTAAGATGTCGTTGATGTTTTTTCCCGCAAACCGTACGTCGAGAATATCTTTCTTGAAACGTTTCCCATGGCAGGATTCGCATTCCAGAACCAAGTCTGCCATGAACTGCATCTCAACGGTGATGACGCCGGCACCTTTGCATTCCTCGCAGCGTCCTCCGTCGGCATTGAAAGAAAAATGCTGCGGCGAGAAATTCAGCTGCTTGGAAAGTGGCTGTTCGGCAAAAAGCTGGCGGATGGCGTCGTAGGCTTTAACGTATGTGGCGGGATTGGAACGAGTGCTCTTTCCTATTGGATTTTGATCAACAAACTCCACGTGTTTCACTTGTTGCCAGTCGCCCTCGAGACCGCCGTATTCGCCAGGGGCATCGCACACCTCATCCAAATGACGCTTCAGGGCAGGGTAGAGGATGCCTTTCACGAGCGACGACTTGCCGCTGCCGCTGACTCCTGTAATCACATTCAGCACGTTGAGCGGAAATTTCACGTCAATGCCTTTCAGGTTGTTCATCCGTGCACCTTTGATTTCAATCGCCATATTCCACGGGCGACGGGTTGTCGGAGTTGCAATCGTGTCGGTATGGGTGAGATAACGCACGGTGTGTGAGCGCGGATATTTCTTGAGCGCTTTCTTGTCAATATCGCTTCCTTTTCCTTCAAAAACAATTTCTCCACCGAGTCTTCCTGCGTCTGGACCGATATCGATGAGATAATCGGCTGTCCGCATGATTTCTTCATCGTGTTCAACGACGATGACGGTGTTGCCCACATCGCGCAAGTCTTTTAGCACCTGTACCAGCCTGTCTGTATCGCGGCTATGCAGTCCGATACTGGGCTCATCGAGGATGTAGAGCGAACCGACAAGTGAACTGCCAAGCGAGGTGGTCAGGTTGATTCGTTGGCTTTCGCCTCCGCTCAGCGAGTTGGACTGTCTGTTGAGCGTGAGATATCCCAGTCCCACATTTACCAGGAACTGCAGGCGGTTTTTGATTTCCACCAAGAGTCTGTTTGCGATTTTTTCCTCGTGCGCATCCAGTTTCAGGTTGTCGAACCACTGCTTGAGGTTCCATACGGACATCTCGACCAAGTCGGTAATGCTCTTGCCGTTAATCTTCACGTAACTTGCCGTTTTCTTCAGTCGTGTTCCGTGACAATCCGGGCAGAACGTCTTGCCTCGGTATCGGCTCATCATGACTCGATATTGAATCTTGTATTGGTTCTCTTTGAGCATCTGGAAGAACGAGTCGATGGAGACTTGTTCGTGAATATCCTTGCCGCTTTCTGACGGCAATCCGTGCCAGAGCATGTCTTTCTCTTCACGCGACAGCTTATAGTAAGGAGTGAAAATAGGGAAGTCATCTTTGGCTGCACGCCTGCAGAACTCCTCCTGCCACACCTTCATTTTCTCTCCATGCCAGCATTGTACGCAGCCGTCGTAAACGCTCAGGGTGGTATTTGGAATCACCAGTTTTTCGTCAATTCCGATGATGCGCCCGAATCCTTCGCAGGTAGGACATGCTCCGACGGGCGAATTGAACGAGAACATGTTGTCGTTCGGCTCTTCAAAAGTGATGCCGTCAGCCTCAAAACGGGTCGAGAAGTCGTAGGATATATTGGCAGGAAGGAATGCGAGGCGGCAAACGCCGTCGCCTTCGTACAGGGCTGTTTCAAGCGAATCGGTCAAACGGGACATCGTGTCGGCGCTGTCGTCAACAGACATGCGGTCAACGACGAGGTACAAATCGTTGGCATTGATTTTGTCAAGCAGCGAAGCATCGCTAAGCACATCGCTGATGCGCATAATCTCTCCTTTACAGCTCAAACGGACGAATCCCTGCTGCATTTCCATTTCCAGATGCTTTTGGAGCGGCCTGCCTTCGGGTATCTGGAGAGGCGCCATGACGATAAACTTGGTGCCTGGAGAGAAAGAAAACACCCGTTTCAGTATGTCTTCCGTCGTGTGTTTCTTCACTTCTTCGCCGCTGATAGGGGAGTAGGTGTGTCCGATGCGGGTGTATAGTAGCCTGAGATACTCGTAAATCTCGGTTGAAGTTCCGACTGTGGAACGTGGATTGCGGCTGTTGACCTTCTGTTCGATGGCGATTGCGGGCGGCAGACCTCTTATAAAGTCGCACTCAGGTTTGCTCAAGCGACCCAAAAACTGGCGTGCATAGGACGACAGACTCTCGACGTATCGGCGCTGACCTTCTGCATAGAGGGTGTCGAATGCCAACGACGACTTGCCGCTACCACTGACTCCAGTAACCGCAACGAATTGGTCTCGTGGGATTTTCACGTCAATATGCTTCAGGTTATTGACCCGTGCGCCTTTGATTTCGATGTATTCTGCCATGCTTTTTCGTCGGATAAGTTGCCTGCAAGCTATTCGTAGGAGATGCCGTTGTCTTTGATAAATGTCTCGAGACTTTTGCCTCCGTCGAGCGATGGTGAGAATTCCGTGAGTACCCGGAAGAGCTTTTTGCCATATTGTTCGATGCCGTCTTTCAGTGTGTCGAGCACGCAGACATCTCCGGCAAGTCCGCAAAGGTCTATCTGACTGATTTCCAGCGCCGTGATAAGTTGCTTCAAAGTATTTGCTGAAGCATGGTTTTTGAATATGGAGTATTCTTCGCGGTCCTCGTAAACGCCTTTGCGGAGTACTTTCAGCAGTCCGCCTGATTCATTCAGCGGTGCAACAAGTGCGGGATAAATGGCTGCACCGACGGTGTTACTCACACAATGAATGGGCCATTGTCCGCCTTGTGGCTGGAACGAGCAGTGTCTGTACGGGTGCCAGTCGGTCGTTACAACTTTGCAGCAATACTTGTCTTTGTTATCTGAAATGTATGCGCCCAGTGCCTCCATAGCTTCCTGGGCGTGGGGCACGGGGAGTGATCCGCTGATGAAATCAATTTGCGGATCAACTATTAATAGCATCTTTTTCTCCATATTCTCCATATATTTGTCCGTTAGGGGTTACCCGATTATCTTATTTATCATAATGTATATTATCTAAAAATTGTACATATGCATTGCTTAAGTATATTGCGTGCAGTTTTTCATCACGCAACGTGCAATGTCATTGCGCCTCCTACACATTATTTATATATACGCGCACGCATGCGCAGGGTTTGTTTTCATGATCACACGGGATTATTCTCGGCGAAAATTTGCATACGTTTATCAAGCAACGTGTACTGGTTGTCAGTTACGAATGATGTACAGATGCGCAGACCTTGCTGCTCGCTGCCAGTTGTTCCGAGGTTGATGGCTGATACGCCGTAGTACATCAGTTCGCGTGCAAGTTGGCTGGAAGTCATGCCCGGGTAGCCGATTGTGAAATAGAATCCGTCGGCTATGGGTTCTGTTCCGTCTCGGTCGTAAACGATTTGGAAGCCGTGGCGTGTGAATATTTCCTTGAGTCGGTGTGCCCGTTGTCCGTAGATAATGATATCGTCGCGGAAATTGAAGTGCCCGTCGGTGGCTTCGCGCATGATTGCTGCTAGTGCGTATTGTGCGCTGTGGCTCGTTCCTGAGCTGAGTGCGTATAGCATGCGTGTTGAGAATACGGCTCCGAAAGGCAGTCCGTCGTAACGTGCTGCGAGATCCGGATATGTGCGGTGATAAAGCCGGTTGCTGATGCAGGTAACGGCAATGCGCTCGCCAGCATAACTGAAGGCTTTCGAGCCGCTGATGAGGAGTATGTAGTTGTCGGTATAGTGTCCCACTGTCGGCTGGTATGGCGGCTCGAACGGACGGCTCAGGTCGTTCCTGAAGTCCATCGCGAAATATGCCAGGTCTTCGATAATGGTGACGTCGTACTCTTGTGAGAGCTCCCCTATCGTGCGCAGTTCGTCCTCAGTGAGGCATATCCACGAGGGATTGTTGGGGTTGGAATAGACGATGGCACAGATGTTTCCTGCCTTGAGATAGCTTTCAAGTTTGGCGCGCAGCCGGTCTCCGCGGTGCTCATAGACGTCGAAAGTCTCGCAGCGTGCACCCATGACGTTAATCTGCATTTTCTGTACGGGGAATCCCGGGTCGATGAAGAGCACGGTGTCTTTTTTCCGGTCTGCCTGCGAGCATGCGAGGAAAGATGCGTAGCCGCCTTGCATGCTGCCTACGACGGGTATGCAGCCTTCGGCTTCGATGTCGATACCGATGAATGCTTTGACGAACCGTGATGCTTGTTTTTTGAGTTCGGGCAGTCCCTGTATGTCGGGATACATGTTGGCGATGCCGTCTTGTAGGGCTTTGATTTGCGCTTCCACACCCACGCGTGCTGCCGGCAGTCCGGGTATGCCCATTTCCATCTTGATGAATTCTTCACCTGAGGCGCGCTCTGCAATGGCTGCAACCTGTTTCACTTCGCGTATGGTGGCGCGTCCAAAGTCTTGTATGCCAAACTCTTGTATGGCTTGGTCGATAATTTCTCGTTTAATTGGTGTGGGTTTCATAGTGTTTTTGATTTTAGATTTTTCGTTTCTTTGTGCAAAGATACGGCTTTCGTCTGTATTTTCCAAACGAACCCTTTGCCTTTTTTTGCCTATAAATATATTAATGTACAGAAAGGACCTCTCCCCTCGCCTATCAGAATGAATAAGCAAAGCCAACGGAGGCAAACTCTTTCAACTGCCAGTAACCATGGTGCCCGTCGCGCGCAACACCATCATCGAAACGCGGATAGATAAACACGTTTGTCGAAATATACCTATTGAACTTGAAGACAAATGTATTCTCCCATTCAAACTCAGCACGCTTATAGGTCGTGAAGCCGTAGATTCGCATTTT from the Prevotella sp. Rep29 genome contains:
- a CDS encoding S9 family peptidase, with protein sequence MNRIISLVIALVSVTFSLNAQNQLSIKDITSGKFGTESVRAMTPLGDGETYAQIKQGGKQIVVYSFKTGKQSGVLFDVDGCTGSKIKRIDNYSVSPDGKRLLIQTNTVSVYRRSFKAEFYIYTIADKRLEPLSANGPQQTPIWSPDGQQIAFVRDNNIFLVKLLYDNSESQVTKDGEFNKIINGIPDWVYEEEFGYNSAMTFNADGTMICWVRFDESNVKTYALQLFKGDKPEMKAFSDYPGEYAYKYPKAGHDNSVVTAWSYDIKSHQTRQIQLPLDADGYIPRIKATSDAQTILLYTMNRHQDVLNIYAANPRSTVCRLLIKESVPKYVPEEVLEGSQVTDNHILLPSDRSGKMQLYLYDMNGSLLKKLTDDKYIVTHVYGYDEKSGDVYYQAVGGSPINKEIYVTNKKGKTTCLSRKEGVTSAIFSKNFKYFLSTWSDSNTPYRYSIYDNNGKELQVLVDNRAQQEKRKELAFAKCEFFTFKTSEGVELNGYIFKPADFDPNKKYPVIMHQYSGPGSQQVVNSWSIGSMGQGGLFDQYFIQHGFITVGVDGRGTGGRGAEFEKCTYLKLGELEAKDQVETAIYLGTLPFVDKERIGIWGWSFGGFCTLMSMSEGREVFKAGVAIAAPTNWKYYDTVYTERFMRTPQENPSGYDINPINRAAKLHGALLLCHGLTDDNVHPQNAFEYSEALVQADKDFKELIYTNRNHSIYGGNTRNHLLRQVADFFERELK
- a CDS encoding thiamine pyrophosphate-dependent enzyme; the encoded protein is MKKLLLGDEAIAQGAIDAGLSGVYAYPGTPSTEITEYIQESPIAKERDLHRKWCTNEKTAMEAALGMSFMGKRALVCMKHVGLNVCADPFVNSGMTGTNGGLVVLVADDPSMHSSQDEQDSRFYGKFALIPTFEPANQQEAYDMMEVAFEYSERVKLPVLMRVTTRMAHSRAVVEIKDEPRKENELNYNADSSSWVLLPANARKRNDIVTKQQLELEEDAAERSPWNVYKDAADHSVGIVASGIAYNYLCECFPEGCPYPVLKIGQYPLPKKLVRRMCDECDAVLVAEEGQPFIEDMLRGVMPGNTEVRGRLTGELPRTGELNPDVMKRALGLKTEATFEACGDVVSRPPALCQGCGHRDVYAALNEVLREYDNPRVFGDIGCYTLGFLPPFRAIHSCVDMGASITMAKGAADAGQWPAVAVIGDSTFTHSGMTGLLDAVNENANIVVIISDNLTTGMTGGQDSAGTNKFEAICRGLGVPEEHLRVVVPLPKNMPEITRIIREEINYQGVSVIIPRRECMQTLQRHLKQKKAKEAQK
- a CDS encoding indolepyruvate oxidoreductase subunit beta, whose protein sequence is MKTDIILCGVGGQGILSIATIIGEAALKEGLYIKQAEVHGMSQRGGDVQSNLRISSAPIHSDLIAQGQADVIISMEPMEALRYLPYLKRDGWVITSTTPYVNIPNYPDMEVINGDLAKLPNVIAIDIEEMAKEGGVPRSANVILLGAAQQALGLDYEKLEDAIRRVFGRKGEAVVEANIKALAIGRSHQK
- a CDS encoding IS1634 family transposase — encoded protein: MYVRKKHNRSGSTSVVVVSKASGKYKEIKSFGSSTSEEEIHSLCDKAAAWIRSFGGQQELDFDDRKGKEVEETERFLSNIDNVLINGTRLLLDQVYDSIGFNRIPDEILRHLVIARVSQPRSKLATVDYLKSYYDEDVDLNHIYRYMDKLYNTQMELAQQISVEHTRKLFGGKIGLMFYDVTTLYFETAQTDVLREPGFSKDGKTAESQVILGLLVSEGGYPLSYSLFNGSQYEGFTMIPMIDDFKQRFNLGKDFVVVADSGLMNKNNVTLLQEAGYNYILGARIKSESASVKQWILSLEKVDKACYDYKRENGERLIVSYSDKRAKKDAYNRDRGIVRLRKAYKTGRITKSQVNKRGYNKFLEISKDIEVVISEEKIAEDCQWDGLKGYITNTDLDAERVIAEYHGLWVVERAFRISKGTLEMRPMFHFTERRIEAHVCICFIAYKVYKELERLIAINKIGMSVDKVLEAAKTITTIRVRMPKNGTYFTKTLFLTEKHLAVKPLFDISGNKS
- a CDS encoding DUF1573 domain-containing protein encodes the protein MKRILFTMSLLAVCLLVSAQKPAEAKFEKVTHSFGKFSSKNAKQECVFTFTNVGEKPLVINQAVASCGCTVPKYTKTPIAPGQKGEIKVAYNGAGRVPGYFKKTITIQTNGKPEMTRLYIEGEMTD